Proteins from a genomic interval of Bradyrhizobium sp. CCGB01:
- the pcaD gene encoding 3-oxoadipate enol-lactonase yields MPMIDADGCLINVSVEGRDGGPTLMLSNSLGCTLQMWEPQMKALTQVFRVIRYDRRGHGKSNVPPAPYTMERFGRDVLAILDDLNIEKVHWCGLSMGGMVGQWLGANAPERFGKLILANTSCYYAEPTKWLERIDAVKKGGIAAVADAVVAGWLTQDFREREPDITARMKSMLLATPVEGYLACCEALSTLDQREMLAKIKSPTLVIAGRHDMATPISAGELIRSNIPGASMTIIDAAHISNVEQPHAFTDAVVGFLTQR; encoded by the coding sequence ATGCCCATGATCGATGCCGACGGTTGCCTGATCAACGTCTCCGTCGAGGGCCGCGATGGCGGGCCGACGCTGATGCTGTCGAACTCGCTCGGCTGCACGCTGCAGATGTGGGAGCCACAGATGAAGGCGCTGACGCAGGTGTTCCGCGTCATCCGCTACGACCGCCGCGGCCACGGCAAGTCGAACGTGCCGCCCGCCCCCTATACGATGGAGCGCTTCGGCCGCGACGTGCTGGCGATCCTCGACGACCTCAACATCGAGAAGGTGCACTGGTGCGGCCTGTCGATGGGCGGCATGGTCGGGCAATGGCTGGGCGCCAATGCGCCTGAAAGATTCGGCAAGCTCATCCTCGCCAACACCTCCTGCTATTATGCCGAGCCGACCAAATGGCTGGAACGCATCGACGCCGTGAAGAAGGGCGGCATCGCGGCGGTTGCCGACGCCGTCGTCGCGGGCTGGCTGACGCAGGATTTCCGCGAGCGCGAGCCTGATATCACCGCCAGGATGAAGTCGATGCTGCTCGCCACCCCTGTCGAGGGGTATCTCGCCTGCTGCGAGGCGCTGTCGACGCTCGACCAGCGCGAGATGCTCGCCAAGATCAAGAGTCCGACGCTGGTGATCGCCGGCCGCCACGACATGGCGACGCCGATCTCGGCGGGTGAGCTGATCCGCTCGAACATTCCCGGCGCCAGCATGACCATCATCGACGCCGCCCATATTTCCAACGTGGAGCAGCCGCACGCGTTCACCGACGCGGTGGTGGGCTTTTTGACGCAACGCTGA
- a CDS encoding carboxymuconolactone decarboxylase family protein — MDDQKRRDAGMNVRRKVLGNAWVDKSIAGRNAFNTDFQDMITRYAWGEIWTRPHFDERTRRVLVIGTMVALGQWDEFRLHVRAALAEGGFTPDDIKEILLQQAIYCGVPAVNHAVKEASAIVQELGLLKT, encoded by the coding sequence ATGGACGACCAGAAGCGCCGCGATGCCGGCATGAACGTGCGCCGGAAAGTCCTGGGCAATGCCTGGGTCGACAAGTCGATCGCGGGTCGCAACGCGTTCAACACCGATTTCCAGGACATGATCACGCGCTATGCCTGGGGTGAGATCTGGACACGGCCGCATTTCGACGAGCGCACGCGGCGCGTGCTCGTGATCGGCACCATGGTCGCGCTGGGGCAGTGGGACGAATTCCGCCTGCACGTGCGCGCGGCGCTCGCCGAGGGTGGCTTCACGCCCGACGACATCAAGGAAATCCTGCTGCAGCAGGCGATCTACTGCGGCGTGCCGGCGGTGAATCACGCCGTCAAGGAAGCCTCAGCGATTGTGCAGGAGCTCGGCCTGCTCAAGACCTAG
- a CDS encoding branched-chain amino acid ABC transporter permease LivH (LivHMGF is the membrane component of the LIV-I/LS branched-chain amino acid transporter), protein MDYFAQQLINGLVLGSIYGLIAIGYTMVYGIVGMINFAHGDVFMIGGFIALITFLILVSLGLTAIPVILLVVLLVAMAITALYGWTIERIAYRPLRHSFRLAPMLSAIGMSFVLTNYSQVAQGARVKPIPPFITGGYTLHESTDGFVIQLSNIQIMVVVTTIVLLALFTWLVSRTRLGRDMRACEQDQTMAALLGVNVDRTISMTFVIGAALAAVAGLMYLLYYGLVDFFMGFVAGIKAFTAAVLGGIGSLPGAMLGGLAIGLIETFWSAYFSVEYKDVAAFSILIVVLIFMPTGLLGRPEVEKV, encoded by the coding sequence ATGGATTATTTCGCCCAGCAGCTCATCAACGGTCTCGTTCTGGGCTCGATCTACGGCCTGATCGCCATCGGTTATACGATGGTCTACGGCATCGTCGGCATGATCAATTTCGCCCATGGCGATGTCTTCATGATCGGCGGCTTCATCGCCCTGATCACCTTCCTGATCCTGGTCTCGCTCGGCCTGACTGCGATCCCGGTGATCCTGCTTGTGGTGCTGCTGGTCGCGATGGCGATCACTGCGCTCTATGGCTGGACCATCGAGCGCATCGCCTACCGGCCGCTGCGCCATTCCTTCCGTCTCGCCCCGATGCTGTCTGCGATCGGCATGTCATTCGTGCTGACGAATTACTCGCAGGTGGCGCAGGGCGCGCGCGTCAAGCCGATCCCGCCCTTCATCACCGGCGGCTACACCCTGCATGAGAGCACGGACGGCTTCGTCATCCAGCTCTCCAACATCCAGATCATGGTGGTCGTCACCACCATCGTGCTGCTGGCGCTCTTCACCTGGCTGGTGTCGCGCACCCGGCTCGGGCGCGACATGCGCGCCTGCGAGCAGGACCAGACCATGGCGGCGCTGCTCGGCGTCAACGTCGACCGCACCATCTCCATGACCTTCGTGATCGGCGCCGCGCTCGCCGCGGTCGCGGGCCTGATGTACCTGCTCTATTACGGCCTGGTGGATTTCTTCATGGGCTTCGTCGCCGGCATCAAGGCGTTCACGGCGGCCGTGCTCGGCGGCATCGGCTCGCTGCCCGGCGCCATGCTGGGCGGTCTCGCGATCGGCCTGATCGAGACGTTCTGGTCGGCCTATTTCTCGGTCGAGTACAAGGACGTCGCGGCGTTCTCGATCCTGATCGTCGTGCTGATCTTCATGCCGACCGGCCTGCTCGGCCGTCCCGAAGTCGAAAAAGTCTGA
- the livM gene encoding high-affinity branched-chain amino acid ABC transporter permease LivM, which translates to MTAPSTNTAKPATGIPALLKTAFINALIALVLFSLMVGIRTEAGSDGQLTYWTRFGEVASLVAAVFGGSIVIELLRQWIGPTGAEKLVPPAVQSGISFVGRYLAPALLIFTLLVPVIFYDQRYILDLAILVLTYVMLGWGLNVVVGLAGLLDLGYVAFYAVGAYSYALLATNFGWSFWVCLPLAGILAAFWGVLLGFPVLRLRGDYLAIVTLAFGEIIRLVIINWQELTGGPNGVSSIPRPSFFGIPLDNSDNGLAAKLGIEYSPTHRIVFLFYLILALALLTNWVTIRLRRLPIGRAWEALREDEVACRALGINTTTTKLTAFATGAMFGGFAGAFFATRQGFISPESFTFQESALVLAIVVLGGMGSQLGVALAALAMIGGFELFRSLETYRMLVFGMAMVLIMIWRPRGLIGHRAPTVYLTKAQAISSDLVKEGHG; encoded by the coding sequence GTGACAGCTCCCTCGACCAACACGGCCAAACCTGCAACGGGCATCCCCGCTCTCCTGAAGACGGCCTTCATCAACGCCCTGATCGCGCTGGTGCTGTTCTCGCTGATGGTCGGCATCCGCACCGAAGCGGGTTCCGACGGCCAGCTCACCTATTGGACGCGCTTCGGCGAGGTCGCCTCCCTCGTGGCCGCCGTGTTCGGCGGCTCGATCGTGATCGAGCTGCTCAGGCAATGGATCGGCCCGACCGGCGCAGAGAAGCTGGTGCCGCCGGCGGTGCAGAGCGGAATATCGTTCGTCGGCCGCTACCTCGCACCCGCGCTCCTGATCTTCACGCTGCTGGTGCCGGTCATCTTCTATGACCAGCGCTACATCCTGGATCTCGCGATCCTCGTGCTCACCTACGTGATGCTGGGCTGGGGCCTCAACGTCGTGGTCGGGCTCGCCGGCCTGCTCGACCTCGGCTACGTCGCCTTTTATGCGGTGGGTGCTTATTCCTACGCGCTGCTTGCGACCAATTTCGGCTGGTCGTTCTGGGTCTGCCTGCCGCTTGCCGGCATCCTCGCCGCGTTCTGGGGCGTGCTGCTCGGCTTCCCCGTGCTGCGCTTGCGCGGCGACTATCTCGCCATCGTGACGCTCGCCTTCGGCGAGATCATCCGCCTCGTCATCATCAACTGGCAGGAACTCACCGGCGGGCCCAACGGGGTTTCCAGCATTCCGCGCCCCTCCTTCTTCGGCATCCCGCTCGACAACAGCGACAACGGGCTCGCGGCAAAACTCGGCATCGAATATTCGCCGACCCACCGCATCGTCTTCCTGTTCTACCTGATCCTGGCGCTCGCGCTGCTCACCAACTGGGTGACGATCCGGCTGCGTCGCCTGCCGATCGGCCGCGCATGGGAAGCCCTGCGCGAGGACGAGGTCGCCTGCCGCGCGCTCGGCATCAACACCACGACCACCAAGCTCACGGCGTTCGCGACCGGCGCCATGTTCGGCGGCTTCGCCGGCGCGTTCTTCGCAACGCGCCAGGGCTTCATCAGCCCGGAATCCTTCACCTTCCAGGAATCGGCGCTGGTGCTAGCAATCGTCGTGCTCGGCGGCATGGGCTCGCAGCTCGGCGTCGCGCTCGCCGCGCTGGCCATGATCGGCGGCTTCGAGCTGTTCCGCAGCCTCGAGACCTACCGCATGCTGGTGTTCGGCATGGCCATGGTGCTGATCATGATCTGGCGGCCGCGCGGCCTGATCGGCCATCGCGCACCGACCGTGTATCTGACCAAGGCGCAGGCGATCTCCTCCGACCTCGTCAAGGAAGGGCACGGATGA
- a CDS encoding ABC transporter ATP-binding protein: MSGDKTSDKILGVDRLTMRFGGIVAVQDLSFAAERKKITALIGPNGAGKTTVFNCITGFYKPSGGAIRLTHDDGKVVALERLNDFRIAKQARVARTFQNIRLFPGMTALENLMVAQHNALMRASGFTFLGLVGAPVYREAEKRAIDLATDWLRRVHLLDRADDAAGNLAYGDQRRLEIARAMCTEPALLCLDEPAAGLNARESAALSELLLSIRNELGTSILLIEHDMSVVMEISDQIVVMDHGVKIAEGSPREIRDDPKVIAAYLGTDEEEAVAVMESGS, translated from the coding sequence ATGAGCGGCGACAAGACCAGCGACAAGATTCTTGGCGTCGACCGGCTGACCATGCGCTTCGGCGGCATCGTCGCCGTGCAGGACCTGTCGTTTGCGGCCGAGCGGAAGAAGATCACCGCGCTGATCGGACCGAACGGCGCCGGCAAGACCACCGTGTTCAATTGCATCACCGGCTTCTACAAGCCGAGCGGCGGCGCCATTCGCCTCACCCATGACGACGGCAAGGTGGTCGCGCTGGAGCGGCTCAACGATTTCCGCATCGCCAAGCAGGCCAGGGTGGCGCGCACCTTCCAGAACATCCGCCTGTTTCCCGGCATGACCGCGCTGGAAAACCTGATGGTGGCGCAGCACAACGCGTTGATGCGCGCCTCCGGCTTCACCTTCCTGGGCCTCGTCGGCGCCCCGGTTTACCGGGAGGCCGAAAAGCGCGCGATCGATCTCGCCACCGACTGGCTCAGGCGGGTCCATCTGCTCGATCGGGCCGACGACGCGGCCGGCAATCTCGCCTATGGCGACCAGCGCCGGCTCGAGATCGCGCGCGCGATGTGCACCGAGCCCGCGCTGCTGTGCCTGGACGAGCCCGCCGCAGGTCTCAACGCGCGCGAGAGCGCCGCCTTGAGCGAGCTCCTGCTCTCGATCCGCAACGAGCTCGGCACCTCGATCCTGCTGATCGAGCACGATATGTCGGTGGTGATGGAGATCTCCGACCAGATCGTGGTGATGGACCATGGCGTCAAGATCGCGGAAGGCTCGCCGCGCGAGATCCGCGACGATCCCAAGGTGATCGCGGCCTATCTCGGCACCGACGAGGAAGAGGCCGTGGCAGTGATGGAGAGCGGGTCGTGA
- a CDS encoding ABC transporter ATP-binding protein, whose product MTSPAPLLAIRGLRAAYGKIEALKGVDVEINAGEIVALIGANGAGKSTLMMTIFGKPRARSGQILYEGRDITDVPTHEIAHLRIAQSPEGRRIFPRMSVAENLQMGADATECTDAEREATLQRVFTLFPRLKERYAQRGGTLSGGEQQMLAIGRALMSRPRLLLLDEPSLGLAPLIARQIFDAIRTLNRQDGLTVLIVEQNANHALKLAHRGYVMVNGLITLAGTGAELLQRPEIRAAYLEGGRHG is encoded by the coding sequence GTGACGTCGCCAGCTCCCCTGCTCGCGATCCGCGGGCTGCGCGCCGCCTATGGCAAGATCGAGGCGCTGAAAGGCGTCGACGTCGAGATCAATGCCGGTGAGATCGTCGCCCTGATCGGCGCCAACGGCGCCGGCAAGTCGACGCTGATGATGACGATCTTCGGCAAGCCGCGCGCCCGCTCCGGCCAGATCCTGTACGAAGGCCGCGACATCACCGACGTTCCGACCCATGAGATCGCGCATCTGCGAATCGCGCAATCGCCGGAAGGCCGCCGCATCTTCCCGCGCATGAGCGTGGCGGAAAACCTCCAGATGGGGGCGGACGCCACCGAATGCACGGACGCGGAACGCGAGGCCACGCTGCAACGCGTGTTCACGCTGTTTCCGCGCCTGAAGGAGCGCTACGCCCAGCGCGGCGGAACGCTGTCCGGCGGCGAGCAGCAGATGCTGGCAATCGGCCGCGCCCTGATGAGCCGTCCCCGCCTGCTTCTGCTCGACGAGCCCTCTCTCGGCCTGGCGCCTTTGATCGCCCGCCAGATCTTCGATGCGATCCGCACCCTCAACCGGCAGGACGGCCTGACCGTGCTGATCGTCGAGCAGAACGCCAACCATGCGCTGAAGCTCGCCCATCGCGGCTACGTCATGGTCAACGGCCTGATCACGCTGGCCGGGACCGGCGCCGAGTTGTTGCAGCGCCCCGAGATTCGCGCCGCCTACCTGGAAGGCGGCCGGCACGGCTGA
- a CDS encoding branched-chain amino acid ABC transporter substrate-binding protein, giving the protein MKSLKLIGLAFGASLALSSAAFAQDVTVAVAGPMTGGESAFGRQMKNGAEMAVADINAAGGVNGKKLALTVEDDACDPKQARSIAEKIAGAKIPFVAGHYCSSSSIPASEAYADGNVLQITPASTNPKFTDSGLWNVARVCGRDDQQGLVAAQYIAKNYKGKNIAILNDKTTYGKGLADETKKALNKAGITEKMYESYNKGDKDFNAIVSRLKRDNIDLVYVGGYHQESGLILRQMRDQGLKTILMAGDALADKEYASITGPAGEGTLFTFGPDPRNKPTAKKIVDAFKAKNIDPEGYTLYTYAAMQVWSQAAKKANTTDAKKVMAAIKAGKWDTVIGPIEYDAKGDIKQLDYVVYKWDAKGGYAEIKGNGT; this is encoded by the coding sequence ATGAAATCACTGAAGCTCATCGGTCTGGCATTCGGCGCGTCGCTCGCGCTGTCGAGCGCGGCGTTCGCGCAGGATGTCACCGTCGCAGTCGCAGGCCCGATGACCGGCGGCGAGTCCGCCTTCGGCCGCCAGATGAAGAACGGCGCCGAGATGGCCGTGGCTGACATCAACGCCGCCGGCGGCGTCAACGGCAAGAAGCTCGCGCTCACCGTCGAGGACGACGCCTGCGACCCGAAACAGGCACGCTCGATCGCCGAGAAGATCGCCGGCGCGAAAATCCCGTTCGTCGCCGGGCACTATTGCTCGTCGTCGTCGATCCCCGCCTCCGAAGCGTATGCCGACGGCAACGTACTCCAGATCACGCCGGCCTCCACCAACCCGAAGTTCACCGATAGCGGGCTGTGGAACGTGGCGCGCGTCTGCGGCCGCGACGACCAGCAGGGCCTGGTTGCCGCGCAGTACATCGCCAAGAACTACAAGGGCAAGAACATCGCCATCCTCAACGACAAGACCACCTACGGCAAGGGTCTCGCCGATGAGACCAAGAAGGCGCTCAACAAGGCCGGCATCACCGAGAAGATGTACGAGTCCTACAACAAGGGCGACAAGGACTTCAACGCGATCGTCTCGCGCCTGAAGCGCGACAACATCGACCTCGTCTATGTCGGCGGCTACCATCAGGAGAGCGGCCTGATCCTGCGCCAGATGCGTGACCAGGGCCTCAAGACGATCCTGATGGCCGGCGATGCGCTCGCCGACAAGGAGTACGCCTCCATCACCGGCCCGGCCGGCGAAGGCACGCTGTTCACCTTCGGCCCCGATCCGCGCAACAAGCCGACCGCGAAGAAGATCGTCGACGCCTTCAAGGCCAAGAACATCGACCCCGAGGGCTATACGCTCTACACCTACGCGGCGATGCAGGTCTGGTCGCAGGCGGCGAAGAAGGCCAACACCACTGACGCCAAGAAGGTCATGGCGGCGATCAAGGCCGGCAAGTGGGACACCGTGATCGGCCCGATCGAGTATGACGCCAAGGGCGACATCAAGCAGCTCGACTATGTCGTCTACAAGTGGGACGCCAAGGGCGGCTACGCCGAGATCAAGGGCAACGGCACCTGA
- a CDS encoding response regulator: protein MPRVLIVDDQKDVRAMVAIVLRVNRFDVVEADSGAAGLKAFSEDAFDAAIVDIFLADTSGVDVMVAIRERVPGFPIVAVSGMTALDFMGEAPGLADVVCLQKPFRPNDLLQALRKAQAAAGGELSAAV from the coding sequence ATGCCCCGTGTCCTCATTGTCGACGACCAGAAGGACGTCCGCGCCATGGTCGCGATCGTGCTTCGGGTCAACCGGTTCGACGTGGTCGAGGCCGATAGCGGCGCAGCGGGCCTGAAGGCCTTCAGCGAGGACGCCTTCGATGCTGCGATTGTCGACATTTTCCTGGCCGATACCAGCGGCGTCGACGTCATGGTGGCCATCCGTGAGCGAGTTCCCGGGTTTCCGATCGTCGCGGTCTCCGGAATGACCGCGCTGGATTTCATGGGCGAGGCGCCTGGTCTTGCCGACGTGGTATGTTTGCAAAAGCCGTTTCGGCCGAACGATCTCCTGCAAGCACTCCGGAAGGCCCAGGCTGCGGCGGGCGGCGAGCTCTCTGCAGCGGTCTGA